From one Nitrospiraceae bacterium genomic stretch:
- a CDS encoding ATPase: PERTQVSFYRTAAGAEVDLVLEWPGGKERWALEIKRSLTAKPARGFYHALEDLQPSRSFVVYAGPERYPIAEGVEAISLAALMKELLKEKHDS; the protein is encoded by the coding sequence TCCGGAACGAACGCAGGTCAGCTTTTATCGAACGGCCGCAGGAGCCGAGGTCGATCTGGTGCTGGAATGGCCTGGAGGGAAGGAACGTTGGGCCTTGGAAATCAAGCGCAGCTTGACCGCCAAACCAGCCAGGGGGTTTTATCATGCGCTTGAGGATCTTCAACCATCCAGGAGTTTCGTTGTGTATGCCGGGCCTGAGCGATATCCCATTGCCGAAGGGGTGGAAGCTATCAGTTTGGCTGCGCTGATGAAAGAATTGCTTAA